The window AATCTGCGCATTGGAGTGTTTTCCATTAAAATAACCTTTTACCATCTGAAATATTTATATCAAATCCATTCGCCACACTGGTTTGCTTATATGGATTTATCTGATCCACCACTCCGTCATGTCTAAATAATGAGCCTGTGTTTTTAAACCAAAATGTTATATTTGCTTTTACGCATTGGTCACGGATATTAAGTATCCAATCATAATCACATACACGGGCTTCTCGCCCTGTTTCACCACCAACTGTAACATGATCTACTCCATGAAGATAAGGTGTTAAATCTATGGCTTCTAAAAGTGGCGCACAGGCTATAAAGCGCCGTTTTATGGGATAGGATAAAAATAATGGAAGTCTATAGTCCGCCAGTTCTTGACTTTCCACAGTACACCCGATATTTACATTGTCATATCCTGCTCCCCAATCCAACGGAAGCGACACAAGGAATCGGTCAATTCGTTTTGTTAGAATCAAAAATTCTATATCTGCTCTTTCCCGAATCATAGCCCAAACTTCTTTCCGCCATTCATCAGCCTCAGGAAGGAAGAAATCAGTTGCAAAACAAGTTGCAAGAATTTTGTCTCCTTTTATTCTATATTCGCCTTTTGCATTTGTCTTTAAAGGCCAATCGAATTTATCTGTCTTTTGAATACTGCTTTGGCCGTAGCGTTTTGCGTGCGGTCCATAGAAATAACAATGTGTACAGCCATCACTTATTTTATAACAGCCTGTCCATGGTTCCCAATTCATAGATTTCCTCCTTACAAATGTTCCTGTCATCCCATATATTCTAGGCAATTAAAACGACGGCTTTATTTTACCAAATCCGCCATGTATTTATATATCAAAGCACAATTCATACTGTTTCACAGCTTCAACTGTTTGCAAGCTCTTCCTGACTCAGGCGCGTTATTTGATATAAACCACAGGACGAAAGCTGAATAAGCAGCAGAATCCCATAGTGATTGGATTCCATTCCTAACAAAACAGGTGTCATAGAGGCTCCCCAAAGCTCCGCAATTACAGCGTTTCCATCAAATGCAAGCGACAATGTTCCGCAAGCATCAGGCATGAGCGTATATTGATCTATAAATGTATCTCTCTCTGGAAAAACAATGTTGTAATAGAGAATATATTTTCTCATACTTATATGTGAGGGAAACATATTGAATTGCTTGTTATTATTGATAATCAAATCATTTCCCCCTCATTTTTTATAGCGGATATAACGTTGTTGGTAACTATTTCTGCCTGTGTTTTTTTAATCGATTTTTTAATATTAAATCCACGCTGTTTATATTATATGACCAGTTGTTAAACACATCAAGGGCGCTGTTCAAAATGCATTTTCCGTCTTTCCTGCTTTTTTACAGTCTGAGCGGTCGTTTCAAAAGCCCGCAAAGTTTCATCCCCCTTCCAAATGCCTTATAATCTCCTTCTTATATCCAAAGAATTCCTCTGAAATATTAAAATCCTTTCTCCTTGGTTTCGGTTCCCTGATGATGATCTCTTTCGTGATCCGTCCCGGAGATCCGGTCAGAAGGCATATGCGGTCTGACAGAAGGATCGCTTCGTCAATATCGTGAGTGATAAAAAGAGTGGAAAGGTGAATGTCTTCCATCACCTTTAAATACCATTCATGCACTCCCCGCTTTGTCAGCATGTCAAGAGCGGAAAAAGGCTCATCAAGAAGAGCCACGGAATTAGAAAACAAGTAAGTTCTTAGAAGAGCCGCCCTCTGCCTCATGCCGCCGGACAGCTGGGAGGGATACTGCCTTTCCGTCCCCTCTAAGCCAAACAGCTTAAAATATTCTCCTGCCTTTTCTCTGGCTTCCTTTTTCTTCATACCTTTAATGAGAAGGGGAAGGGCCACATTGTCCACAATGGTACGGTAAGGCAGCAAAAGGTCCTTTTGCAGCATATAGCTGACAAGTCCCGGCTTTCCGGTGATCTCTTCTCCATCCAGATACACATGCCCCTCATCGGGCAGGGAAAGACCGGCAATGATGTGAAACAGGGTGGTCTTCCCCCCTCCGCTGACTCCCAGAAGGGATACCAGCTCCCCTTCCTTAAGCTCTAAGGATACTCCTTTTAAAACAGTCTTGCTATCAAAGGATTTTGTTATGCCTTCCGCCTTTAACTGTGCCATGAGGCCCTCCTGAACGTTTTATTTCTGAAAGCAATGAGCCGGATGCAGGGATGAATCCATTCCTGCATCTGGCGAATGGATTCCGCAAAAGTCAAATCACCCGCAGCTTACTGGGGCAGATAATCGTTTGTAAATCCGGTATTTTCCGGAAGCTGAGGATCTGAAAGGCCGTTTTCATTCAGCCAGTTATAAAACCGGTTCCACCGCACCGGATCAATATATCCCCATACATCCACATCAGCCTGATACCGGTCCGCTAAGTATTTCTGGCTTTCCATCACCAGCTTTTCATCAAGCTCCGGCGCTGCCTTAAGCAAGATGCCGGCTGCCTCTTCCGGATCCTTTTGCGCGTCCTCATATCCCTTGCTTAAAGCGTTTAAAAAGGCCCTTGCAGTCTCCGGCTCTTCCTTTAGGAATTCATTTCCGGCTATTACCACCGGCGTATAATAATCAAACACCGGATTCAAATCTGCAAACTCAAAGTAATTTGTATCAAGGCCTTCCACTTCCATCTTTACGCCAGCCCATGCATAAAATATCCATATGGCATCCACTGTCTTTGACTTTAACGCGGAAACTTCATCCGTAACGGTACTTGGAACCAGCTGCACCTTGGAAAAGTCTCCTCCGTCAGCCTCTGCCACGTCCTTGATCATGGCTTTTTCCACGGGAAGATCCCAGGTGGCGTATTTCTTTCCTTCCATTCCTTTCGGAGATTCCATTCCCTCTCCTTTTCTGGAAATAATGCCGGAGGTATTATGCTGGATAACAGCTGCCACCGCTGTGATGGGAAGGGCATTTTCCCCCACCAGAGCCGGAGCCATGGAGTCCTGGAAGGACATACCAAACTGGGCCTTTCCTGAGGCCACCAGCACCTCAGCCCCATCCTCCGGCGGCTGGACGATTTCCACCTCAAGTCCTGCGTCTTTAAAGTATCCCTTTTCCTGTGCCACATAAAGCCCGGTATGATTGGTGTTTGGAGTCCAATCCAGAACAAAGGTCACCTTTTTCAAATTCGGTGTTTCTTCATTCACCGCCTGTTTACCCTTTCCTCCACAGGCAGTAAGGGATGCCGCTAAAATTGCTGCCATAAAAATCATCAAACCTGTTTTTTTCATCATTTCCTCTTTCCTGCCCTGTTATTTGGGCATAAAGGTATACCCGAAGGGTGTTTCCTCTTTCCTTTCACTCTTCCCATGGCATGCATTTCTTTGAAAGCATGTCCACGCCTTTCATGAGAAGAAGGCTGACTGCGGATATGAGAAAGATGACCGCAAACATCTTATCAAAAGCAAAAGATTTTTTCACCCTGGTCATATAAACACCCAGTCCGCCAAAGCCTCCCAGCCATTCAGAGATGACAGCTCCCACCACCGCGTAGGAGACTGATATTCTGAGGCTGGCAAAAAACTGCCCCATGGCCCCAGGAAGCTTGATATAGCAGAATATCTTCAGTCTTCCCGCTCCCATGGATCTTAAAAGGTTTACTGCATCAGGATTTACCGATTTAAATCCTGTAAGCAGGCCCACTGTAATTGGAAAAAATGTGGTCAGCACGATCAGGATCACCTTTGGAGCCGTTCCATAGCCGAACCACAACACCAGAAGAGGTGCAATGGCCACCGTCGGAACTGTCTGGGTCAGGACGATCAGGGGATAAAAGGCCTGATAAAGTCCGGTAAAGTGATCCATGATCACTGCGATCACAAAGCCGGTCCCCACTCCCAGAAAAAGCCCTAAAAATGCCTCAAGAAGGGTGATCCCCCCATGGAAGGCCAGAACCGGAAATTCCGTTATAAAGGCCCTTCCAACGCTTATGGGAGAGGGAAGGAGATAACCGTCCACAAGACCAAGAGCGGTTATCAGCTGCCACAAAATCAAAAGCCCGAGGACCGCTGACCAGGACCAGAGCCTACTTGTGATGTTTTGTGACTTTCTTTTCAATGGTAAGTACCTCCCCTTCCGGCCGGTAGGTGACTTTGATATACGCGGCAACAGAGGGAGCACCTGCCTTGACGGCGATGTGCTGACATTCCTTAACAATGTCCATCAGTTCATCATAATCCCCTTCAATGGCGGTTTCAAAAGGTCCTACATAATAGTTCAGTCCTGTGCTTTTGATATAATCGATCACCTGGTCAACAATGCGGATCAGCTCCTCATCATTCTTTGCCTCAGGCAATGTCTGGATTGCTACGCTTGCATTCATGTCTTTTCTCTCCTTTTATCGTTTATAGAAACCAAAAACCCGTCCGGATATCCGGGCGGGTGAACAGGCATGGCCTGAAGGCTTCCTACGCTGGCATTATCCAGATCAGGTTACAGGGTTTCAAGCAATTCTGCTTTATCTCAGCCGGACTTTCTCCAGCACCCCTTTCAGTTTTCATTGCAAGTATACATCAGGGAAACGTGAATGTCAATCCCGGCTTCCTAAGACAGCAGATTCTGCATGCTGCTTAAACTGATCCCCAGAGTGGAGGTATTATGAAGCAGCGCCGATACGGTTGGGGGCATGACCCCTCCCACTCCCAGAAGAATAAGGCCCGTATTAAAGCCCACAATGCTCCGGTAATTTTTATGGATCCGCTTCATTAAGCTGTCGCTTAACAGCTTCAAGGTAACGATTTCATAAAGATTGTCCGCCGCAATGGTGATATCCGCAATTTCCCTGGCGA of the Lacrimispora indolis DSM 755 genome contains:
- a CDS encoding ABC transporter permease; protein product: MKRKSQNITSRLWSWSAVLGLLILWQLITALGLVDGYLLPSPISVGRAFITEFPVLAFHGGITLLEAFLGLFLGVGTGFVIAVIMDHFTGLYQAFYPLIVLTQTVPTVAIAPLLVLWFGYGTAPKVILIVLTTFFPITVGLLTGFKSVNPDAVNLLRSMGAGRLKIFCYIKLPGAMGQFFASLRISVSYAVVGAVISEWLGGFGGLGVYMTRVKKSFAFDKMFAVIFLISAVSLLLMKGVDMLSKKCMPWEE
- a CDS encoding thiamine-binding protein; this encodes MNASVAIQTLPEAKNDEELIRIVDQVIDYIKSTGLNYYVGPFETAIEGDYDELMDIVKECQHIAVKAGAPSVAAYIKVTYRPEGEVLTIEKKVTKHHK
- a CDS encoding ABC transporter substrate-binding protein; its protein translation is MKKTGLMIFMAAILAASLTACGGKGKQAVNEETPNLKKVTFVLDWTPNTNHTGLYVAQEKGYFKDAGLEVEIVQPPEDGAEVLVASGKAQFGMSFQDSMAPALVGENALPITAVAAVIQHNTSGIISRKGEGMESPKGMEGKKYATWDLPVEKAMIKDVAEADGGDFSKVQLVPSTVTDEVSALKSKTVDAIWIFYAWAGVKMEVEGLDTNYFEFADLNPVFDYYTPVVIAGNEFLKEEPETARAFLNALSKGYEDAQKDPEEAAGILLKAAPELDEKLVMESQKYLADRYQADVDVWGYIDPVRWNRFYNWLNENGLSDPQLPENTGFTNDYLPQ
- a CDS encoding DUF5131 family protein, producing the protein MNWEPWTGCYKISDGCTHCYFYGPHAKRYGQSSIQKTDKFDWPLKTNAKGEYRIKGDKILATCFATDFFLPEADEWRKEVWAMIRERADIEFLILTKRIDRFLVSLPLDWGAGYDNVNIGCTVESQELADYRLPLFLSYPIKRRFIACAPLLEAIDLTPYLHGVDHVTVGGETGREARVCDYDWILNIRDQCVKANITFWFKNTGSLFRHDGVVDQINPYKQTSVANGFDINISDGKRLF
- a CDS encoding ABC transporter ATP-binding protein, whose protein sequence is MAQLKAEGITKSFDSKTVLKGVSLELKEGELVSLLGVSGGGKTTLFHIIAGLSLPDEGHVYLDGEEITGKPGLVSYMLQKDLLLPYRTIVDNVALPLLIKGMKKKEAREKAGEYFKLFGLEGTERQYPSQLSGGMRQRAALLRTYLFSNSVALLDEPFSALDMLTKRGVHEWYLKVMEDIHLSTLFITHDIDEAILLSDRICLLTGSPGRITKEIIIREPKPRRKDFNISEEFFGYKKEIIRHLEGG